A genomic window from Diospyros lotus cultivar Yz01 chromosome 2, ASM1463336v1, whole genome shotgun sequence includes:
- the LOC127795443 gene encoding CASP-like protein 4A3 isoform X1 yields MDNRESSRSKRSSNRSMSSDTDSQMDTFHSPLRSESPLRSDDPDPPPDKSPAKSPSKAIVAFDKYYSPLRSPNYGHKAVNAPLPPPPPVMVFNRAVKEDVPSGVTKLGPAGGGGEDGDLEDGDGGVGGERRSRAAVAAILRRTRREMMLQRAELGFRVCEMLLCLISFSVMAADKTQGWSGDSFDRYKEYRYCVAVNVIGFVYSGFQACDLAYNLITGKSFIMHHLRYHFDFAMDQILAYLLISASSSAATRVDDWVSNWGKDEFTEMASASVGMSFVAFVAFAISSLICGYNLFSHSMA; encoded by the exons atggacAACCGCGAAAGCAGCCGGAGCAAGAGGAGCAGCAACCGGTCGATGTCGTCGGACACCGACTCGCAGATGGACACCTTCCACTCGCCGCTCCGATCTGAGTCCCCTCTCCGCTCCGACGACCCGGACCCGCCGCCCGACAAGTCTCCGGCCAAGTCCCCCTCCAAGGCGATCGTCGCCTTCGACAAGTACTACTCGCCGCTGCGATCGCCCAACTACGGGCACAAGGCAGTGAACGCGCCTCTGCCGCCTCCGCCGCCGGTGATGGTGTTCAACCGGGCGGTCAAGGAGGACGTGCCGTCGGGGGTGACGAAGCTGGGGCCGGCCGGCGGCGGCGGAGAGGATGGGGATTTGGAGGACGGTGATGGTGGAGTGGGAGGAGAGAGGAGGTCGAGGGCGGCGGTGGCGGCGATACTGCGGCGGACGAGGCGGGAGATGATGCTGCAGAGGGCGGAGTTGGGATTTAGGGTTTGCGAGATGCTGCTGTGCTTGATTTCGTTCTCAGTTATGGCCGCTGATAAGACTCAGGGCTGGAGTGGAGACTCCTTTGATCGCTACAAGGAATACAG GTACTGTGTTGCTGTGAATGTTATTGGATTTGTATATTCAGGGTTCCAAGCATGCGATCTAGCCTACAATTTGATCACTGGGAAAAGTTTCATCATGCACCACCTCCGTTACCACTTTGATTTTGCAATGGACCAG ATTCTGGCATATCTTCTGATATCAGCTTCATCTTCTGCGGCCACCAGGGTAGATGATTGGGTATCAAACTGGGGAAAAGATGAGTTCACAGAGATGGCTAGTGCGTCAGTTGGGATGTCATTCGTGGCTTTTGTCGCCTTCGCCATCAGCTCTCTCATATGTGGCTACAATCTCTTTAGCCACAGCATGGCCTGA
- the LOC127795443 gene encoding CASP-like protein 4A2 isoform X2: MDNRESSRSKRSSNRSMSSDTDSQMDTFHSPLRSESPLRSDDPDPPPDKSPAKSPSKAIVAFDKYYSPLRSPNYGHKAVNAPLPPPPPVMVFNRAVKEDVPSGVTKLGPAGGGGEDGDLEDGDGGVGGERRSRAAVAAILRRTRREMMLQRAELGFRVCEMLLCLISFSVMAADKTQGWSGDSFDRYKEYSNRNEEEMAQSIMTAEHRLSGSFYSGFIHFLHDMVLCCCECYWICIFRVPSMRSSLQFDHWEKFHHAPPPLPL; this comes from the exons atggacAACCGCGAAAGCAGCCGGAGCAAGAGGAGCAGCAACCGGTCGATGTCGTCGGACACCGACTCGCAGATGGACACCTTCCACTCGCCGCTCCGATCTGAGTCCCCTCTCCGCTCCGACGACCCGGACCCGCCGCCCGACAAGTCTCCGGCCAAGTCCCCCTCCAAGGCGATCGTCGCCTTCGACAAGTACTACTCGCCGCTGCGATCGCCCAACTACGGGCACAAGGCAGTGAACGCGCCTCTGCCGCCTCCGCCGCCGGTGATGGTGTTCAACCGGGCGGTCAAGGAGGACGTGCCGTCGGGGGTGACGAAGCTGGGGCCGGCCGGCGGCGGCGGAGAGGATGGGGATTTGGAGGACGGTGATGGTGGAGTGGGAGGAGAGAGGAGGTCGAGGGCGGCGGTGGCGGCGATACTGCGGCGGACGAGGCGGGAGATGATGCTGCAGAGGGCGGAGTTGGGATTTAGGGTTTGCGAGATGCTGCTGTGCTTGATTTCGTTCTCAGTTATGGCCGCTGATAAGACTCAGGGCTGGAGTGGAGACTCCTTTGATCGCTACAAGGAATACAG CaacagaaatgaagaagaaatggcaCAGAGCATCATGACAGCAGAGCACCGCCTTTCTGGAAGCTTTTATAGTGGGTTTATTCATTTTTTACATGATATG GTACTGTGTTGCTGTGAATGTTATTGGATTTGTATATTCAGGGTTCCAAGCATGCGATCTAGCCTACAATTTGATCACTGGGAAAAGTTTCATCATGCACCACCTCCGTTACCACTTTGA